A single Coraliomargarita sinensis DNA region contains:
- the eboE gene encoding metabolite traffic protein EboE, producing MRFDENIHLGYSTNIHRGNSWEETFAGLRDYTLQVKDAVCPEGVPYGIGLRLSHEASLELAEGDRLTEFRRWLEANNCYVFTINGFPYGNFHGTRVKEQVYVPDWQTQARLDYTKRLFDLLAQLLPEGVEGSISTVPCSFKSFIQTPAEVEAMQAKLIECAEYIEELSDRSGRDLHLGLEPEPFGYLETTPETIDFFKSLCTAAPDAGLIRRRIGVNYDTCHMAIQFENAAESLAALADEKIRISKLHLSSALSVRPTEAARVYLKDFVDSVYLHQVVSRDPGGAMTRWEDLDQALDAPASRTGEDNEWRVHFHVPLYAEPEEIMGTTVGHLEDTLDFVAKHRSVCNHFEFETYTWEVLPAHLRTDSVVEQLIAEYKWCFDAFTKRSISLS from the coding sequence ATGCGTTTTGACGAAAACATCCACTTAGGTTATTCCACCAATATCCACCGGGGAAACTCATGGGAGGAAACTTTTGCCGGCCTGCGTGACTACACGCTGCAGGTAAAAGATGCGGTCTGCCCGGAAGGCGTGCCATACGGGATAGGATTGCGCCTGAGTCACGAAGCTTCTCTGGAATTGGCCGAAGGTGACCGCCTGACGGAATTCCGGCGCTGGCTTGAGGCCAACAATTGCTACGTTTTTACCATCAACGGCTTTCCCTACGGGAACTTCCACGGCACGCGGGTGAAGGAGCAGGTCTATGTGCCGGACTGGCAAACCCAGGCGCGCTTGGATTATACGAAGCGCCTCTTCGATCTGCTGGCGCAATTGCTGCCGGAGGGAGTGGAAGGTAGCATCAGTACCGTGCCCTGTTCGTTCAAGTCTTTCATCCAGACGCCGGCCGAGGTTGAGGCCATGCAGGCCAAGCTGATTGAATGTGCCGAATATATTGAAGAGCTGAGCGATCGGTCGGGCCGCGATTTACATCTTGGGCTGGAGCCCGAGCCGTTCGGCTATTTGGAAACGACACCGGAAACGATTGATTTCTTCAAGAGCTTGTGCACTGCAGCGCCGGATGCCGGGTTGATCCGCCGCCGTATCGGTGTGAACTACGACACCTGCCACATGGCGATCCAGTTCGAGAACGCGGCCGAAAGCCTGGCGGCCTTGGCCGATGAGAAGATTCGCATCAGTAAGTTGCATCTCAGCTCTGCTTTAAGTGTCCGGCCGACCGAAGCGGCGCGCGTGTACCTGAAGGACTTTGTTGATTCGGTTTATTTACATCAGGTCGTCAGCCGCGATCCTGGCGGGGCGATGACGCGATGGGAGGATCTGGACCAGGCCCTGGATGCCCCGGCTAGTCGCACGGGTGAGGACAATGAATGGCGCGTTCACTTCCACGTGCCGCTTTATGCCGAACCCGAAGAGATTATGGGCACCACCGTCGGGCATCTCGAAGACACCCTGGATTTTGTGGCGAAGCACCGATCGGTCTGTAATCACTTCGAATTTGAGACCTACACTTGGGAGGTGTTGCCCGCGCATTTGCGAACCGATTCGGTGGTCGAGCAGTTGATTGCGGAATACAAGTGGTGCTTCGATGCCTTTACGAAGAGAAGCATCTCTCTTTCGTAG
- a CDS encoding alkaline phosphatase family protein — protein sequence MKRTAVINVVGLTKSLIGAHTPHIRDFVARGSIQSIRPAFPAVTCTAQSNYLTGQEPEQHGIVGNGWYDREYAEHRFWKQSNHIVRQPKIWDALKEMDASFTCAKLFWWYNMYASVDYSITPRPMYPADGKKVFDVYTQPMGLRETIKGDLGEFPFPFFWGPMAGIKSSEWIAQSAEWMEAKHSPTLNLVYLPHLDYNLQRVGPNDPAINEDLKAIDTVVGRLIQYFEQRDVQVVLLSEYGITEVSRPVHLNRVFRKQGWIQIKDELGLEQIDCGASQAFAIADHQVAHIYINNPSIKDEVKKTLAATDGVEHVLDKEEKRAQGIDHERAGDLIAVADKDSWFTYYYWEDDAVAPDFARCVDIHRKIGYDPVELFFDPAIRFPKLRVARRLLQKKLGMRMLLDVIPLDASLVKGSHGRRPEDKADWPVFIGPKVATEDEELESADVYARLIECVQGT from the coding sequence ATGAAGCGCACTGCAGTCATCAATGTCGTTGGATTGACGAAATCACTGATCGGAGCGCATACACCGCACATCCGCGACTTTGTCGCGCGTGGCAGCATTCAATCCATACGGCCCGCCTTTCCGGCGGTGACCTGCACCGCCCAGTCAAACTATCTTACAGGGCAGGAGCCTGAGCAACACGGCATCGTGGGTAACGGGTGGTATGATCGCGAGTATGCCGAGCACCGTTTTTGGAAGCAGTCGAACCATATTGTACGGCAGCCGAAAATCTGGGACGCACTGAAAGAGATGGACGCCTCCTTTACCTGTGCCAAACTCTTCTGGTGGTATAACATGTATGCCTCGGTGGATTATTCCATCACGCCCAGACCGATGTATCCCGCCGACGGCAAAAAGGTCTTTGATGTGTATACCCAGCCGATGGGCCTTCGGGAAACAATTAAGGGGGATCTCGGCGAGTTTCCCTTTCCCTTCTTCTGGGGGCCGATGGCGGGGATCAAGTCTTCCGAGTGGATCGCTCAATCGGCGGAGTGGATGGAAGCCAAACATTCGCCGACGCTGAATCTGGTTTATCTGCCGCACCTCGACTATAATCTTCAAAGGGTGGGGCCGAACGACCCTGCCATCAACGAAGACCTGAAGGCGATCGATACGGTTGTCGGGCGGCTGATTCAATATTTTGAGCAGCGTGATGTGCAGGTTGTTCTGTTATCCGAGTATGGGATTACCGAGGTGAGTCGTCCGGTTCATCTCAACCGTGTCTTCCGAAAACAGGGTTGGATCCAGATCAAGGACGAGCTCGGCCTCGAACAAATCGATTGCGGAGCCAGCCAGGCCTTCGCCATCGCCGATCACCAGGTGGCCCACATTTACATAAACAACCCGTCGATCAAAGACGAAGTAAAGAAAACTTTGGCGGCGACCGACGGGGTGGAGCATGTTCTCGATAAAGAGGAGAAGAGAGCCCAGGGGATCGACCACGAACGTGCGGGCGACTTGATCGCTGTCGCGGATAAAGACAGCTGGTTTACTTACTATTACTGGGAGGACGATGCGGTGGCGCCCGACTTCGCCCGCTGTGTCGATATCCATCGCAAGATCGGTTACGATCCGGTGGAGTTGTTTTTCGATCCGGCCATTCGTTTCCCCAAGTTACGTGTGGCGCGACGACTGCTGCAAAAGAAGCTGGGCATGCGCATGCTTCTGGATGTTATTCCTCTCGACGCTTCTCTAGTCAAAGGCTCCCACGGCAGAAGGCCGGAAGACAAAGCGGATTGGCCGGTATTTATCGGTCCGAAAGTCGCAACTGAGGACGAAGAGCTCGAAAGCGCCGATGTGTACGCACGTCTGATCGAGTGTGTGCAAGGAACGTAG
- a CDS encoding TatD family hydrolase, whose amino-acid sequence MRYIEPHAHMVSRTMDDYKALAMAGCRAICEPAFWAGFDRSSVDGFYDYFRQLTEYEPKRAARFQIAHYSWICINPKEAEDPEFAREVIQIIPEFLKKENVLGVGEIGLNKNSKNEVAIFEEQVQLALDHNQLILIHTPHLEDKYKGTQLIIDMLRQHSEIDPNRVLIDHVEEHTVKQVVEAGFWAGITLYPESKCTPARAVDMLDLYGSTDRLWMNSACDWGVSDPLSLPKAVLELRKRGFDEQTIDRFVYQNPLKFLRQSGMEILPEG is encoded by the coding sequence ATGCGTTATATCGAGCCGCATGCCCACATGGTCAGCAGGACCATGGACGATTATAAAGCACTGGCCATGGCCGGTTGCCGTGCAATTTGTGAGCCAGCGTTCTGGGCGGGTTTCGACCGCAGCTCGGTCGATGGATTTTACGATTACTTCCGCCAATTGACGGAATACGAACCCAAGAGAGCGGCGCGCTTTCAAATCGCCCATTACTCCTGGATCTGCATCAATCCCAAAGAAGCGGAAGATCCGGAGTTCGCCCGGGAAGTGATCCAGATTATCCCTGAATTTCTCAAGAAGGAGAATGTGCTGGGGGTGGGGGAAATCGGCCTGAACAAGAACTCCAAAAACGAAGTCGCAATTTTTGAAGAGCAGGTGCAGCTGGCCTTGGATCACAATCAGCTCATCCTCATCCACACCCCGCATCTGGAAGACAAATACAAGGGGACACAGCTCATCATCGATATGCTGCGCCAGCACTCGGAGATCGATCCGAACCGTGTTCTGATCGATCATGTTGAAGAGCATACAGTCAAGCAGGTGGTGGAGGCAGGTTTCTGGGCAGGTATCACTCTTTACCCGGAATCGAAATGCACGCCCGCCAGAGCTGTCGATATGCTGGATCTTTACGGATCGACCGACCGGCTCTGGATGAATTCCGCCTGCGACTGGGGTGTCAGCGACCCGCTTTCCCTCCCCAAGGCCGTGCTGGAGCTGCGCAAGCGTGGTTTTGATGAGCAGACGATCGATCGCTTTGTTTACCAAAATCCGCTCAAGTTCCTTCGCCAGAGTGGTATGGAGATTTTACCGGAGGGTTAG
- a CDS encoding UbiA family prenyltransferase: MNPSIHTHLSLARVSNLPTTWSNVLCATLLAGGFQWSVFLGALVAISLFYIAGMYLNDWRDAEYDRKHRPERPIPAGKISRKAVLLFALTYFAVALAISVIMQPLSLLWTLGLILCITLYDLDHKNNSMSPWIMGGCRALIYPWAASLTGQPLSVELWIAGAAAYSYTLGLTYIARGAGKTRSLKYILLICLFLPAVLWGSQSSDQAMFLRWLAMAVFLAWTGYCLSAWWSKSSSTGPSIGNLIAGFCFVDLLAITVVTPITVAILFLVALLFVGTLKFQKIISGT, translated from the coding sequence GTGAATCCTTCCATCCATACGCATCTGAGCCTGGCTCGGGTGTCGAATCTGCCGACGACCTGGTCGAATGTCCTCTGTGCCACTCTGTTGGCCGGTGGTTTTCAGTGGTCGGTATTTCTCGGAGCGCTGGTGGCGATCAGTCTGTTCTACATCGCCGGAATGTATCTCAATGACTGGCGGGATGCTGAATATGATCGCAAGCACCGCCCGGAGCGTCCGATTCCTGCCGGCAAAATCTCGCGGAAGGCAGTTCTGCTTTTTGCCCTGACTTACTTCGCGGTGGCGCTCGCGATCAGTGTGATTATGCAACCACTGTCTCTGCTTTGGACGCTTGGTTTGATCCTCTGTATTACCCTCTACGACCTCGATCATAAGAATAATTCGATGAGCCCGTGGATCATGGGGGGCTGCCGTGCCTTGATCTATCCATGGGCTGCTTCGCTGACCGGCCAACCGCTTTCGGTTGAACTCTGGATTGCCGGTGCCGCGGCCTACAGTTACACACTGGGACTGACCTATATTGCCCGGGGCGCCGGCAAGACACGGTCACTGAAATATATTCTTCTAATATGTCTTTTCTTACCCGCGGTGCTATGGGGCAGCCAGTCGAGTGATCAGGCTATGTTTTTGAGGTGGCTGGCGATGGCAGTTTTCCTTGCATGGACCGGCTACTGCCTTAGCGCTTGGTGGAGTAAGTCATCAAGCACGGGGCCCTCCATTGGCAACCTGATTGCGGGATTCTGCTTTGTTGACCTATTGGCGATCACTGTCGTCACGCCGATTACGGTGGCCATTCTGTTCTTAGTGGCATTATTGTTTGTCGGTACACTCAAGTTTCAAAAAATTATTTCAGGCACCTAA
- a CDS encoding 3-dehydroquinate synthase encodes MDESPHSIVEEFKVAYSHRVYFTEGVFAPGNSLLASTIKACTSAETPRVFLVADAAFMAANPEISSQITQFFEHCRGEIQYLGSLELPGGEQLKNHSEYLEQLYRVIEQNKLCRHSYIIALGGGALLDLVGYAASTAHRGIRHLRLPTTSLSQGDGGCGVKNGINYFGKKNFLGTFTPPAAVINDVNFLKSLPEARLIDGFIEAIKVALIKDCSFFDYIEENAVAIIQRDFGIIRKVLEASARHHVLHIARNGDPFELTSSRPLDFGHWSAHKLEVLTDYALSHGESVAIGIALDSIYSHRKGYLSEAKLQRILKLIQSFGFRIYDERLSELTEDGQYVILRGLEEFREHMGGKLTIPLLRDIGDQFEVNDMDGELLIESIESLRSWETTLQT; translated from the coding sequence ATGGATGAATCCCCACATTCGATTGTTGAAGAGTTCAAAGTAGCTTATTCCCACCGGGTTTACTTTACCGAAGGTGTCTTTGCGCCCGGTAATTCCCTGCTGGCTTCGACCATAAAAGCGTGCACCAGCGCGGAGACGCCCCGGGTCTTTCTGGTGGCGGATGCGGCATTCATGGCCGCGAACCCGGAAATCAGCTCGCAAATCACGCAATTCTTTGAGCATTGCCGGGGAGAGATTCAATATCTCGGCAGCCTGGAACTGCCGGGAGGTGAGCAGCTCAAAAATCACTCAGAGTATCTCGAGCAGTTGTATCGGGTCATCGAGCAAAATAAGCTCTGCCGCCATTCCTACATTATTGCATTGGGCGGCGGCGCCTTGCTCGATTTGGTGGGCTACGCGGCGTCCACAGCGCATCGTGGCATCCGCCACCTGCGCCTGCCGACCACATCCCTGAGCCAGGGCGACGGAGGCTGTGGGGTGAAGAACGGGATCAACTATTTCGGGAAGAAGAACTTCCTCGGCACATTCACGCCTCCGGCGGCAGTGATCAATGATGTCAACTTTTTGAAGTCACTTCCCGAGGCCCGATTAATCGACGGCTTTATCGAGGCCATTAAGGTCGCCTTGATCAAAGACTGCAGCTTCTTCGACTACATCGAGGAGAACGCGGTCGCCATTATTCAGCGTGATTTTGGCATTATTCGAAAGGTGCTCGAAGCTTCCGCGCGCCACCACGTTTTGCATATCGCGCGGAATGGGGATCCGTTTGAGCTCACTTCGTCACGCCCCCTCGATTTCGGGCACTGGTCCGCGCATAAGCTGGAAGTGTTGACGGATTATGCCCTGAGTCACGGGGAGTCGGTCGCTATCGGCATCGCACTGGACAGTATTTATTCGCATCGAAAAGGCTACCTCTCCGAGGCCAAGCTTCAGCGTATTCTGAAATTGATTCAGAGTTTCGGCTTCCGGATTTACGATGAGCGCTTATCTGAGCTCACAGAAGACGGGCAGTATGTTATCCTGCGTGGACTCGAGGAATTCAGGGAACACATGGGCGGGAAGCTGACCATCCCGCTGCTTCGCGATATAGGCGATCAATTCGAAGTGAACGATATGGATGGGGAGTTGTTGATCGAGAGTATCGAGAGCCTTCGTTCCTGGGAAACGACTTTGCAGACATGA